In Pleurocapsa sp. PCC 7319, the following are encoded in one genomic region:
- a CDS encoding RNA-guided endonuclease TnpB family protein has protein sequence MIYNYQYRLYLTTEQKLVLNDWLRICRYWYNRQLGERFDWWKRNRSYTDSCPLVCHLPQLKEKPEFYGQKKQLPIIKQDLVTVGWSGELLDFNSVPSQTLQEVCTRVKLAMERYIAGDAKGKRSGKPRIKNTARYRSMVFEGAKLHSCSVGAKWLYVSLPKIGPIKVRHHRPLPDGAKLKSVQVIKKVDGWYVNLRLEDISVPNFQADIVPTWDNSLGMDAVLHENDYLATSEGVKLPSLKSFRQSQHKLAKVSGRKSNRSVGSKPRRQLAKREAKIHQRIARARKDHAYKTAHKLMATGKKVFFHEKLNLAGLSTRNKPKQDSKGKYLPNGQSAKSGLNKSWSDAAFGQFFNIMKYIGEKTGASVVAVNPAYTSMILPYKDEFVFTDVSIRKYWDEELKLWVDRDIASSVNVKRVGLDVFPTIKRRRGNPVVISSTTNSTSKLVLSSLRGLEKPTSVCEASV, from the coding sequence TTGATTTATAACTACCAGTATCGATTGTATCTAACTACAGAACAGAAGCTCGTCCTTAATGACTGGCTTCGGATTTGTCGTTATTGGTACAATCGACAGCTGGGGGAAAGATTTGATTGGTGGAAGAGAAATCGCAGCTACACTGATAGCTGTCCTTTGGTATGCCATTTACCCCAGTTAAAAGAAAAGCCTGAGTTTTACGGACAAAAAAAGCAGCTACCTATAATCAAACAAGACTTGGTAACTGTGGGCTGGAGTGGCGAATTACTAGACTTTAACTCCGTTCCCTCGCAGACGCTTCAGGAGGTTTGCACTAGAGTCAAGTTGGCGATGGAGCGATATATAGCTGGCGATGCGAAGGGTAAGCGTTCGGGAAAACCGAGAATTAAAAATACCGCCAGATACAGATCGATGGTGTTTGAGGGAGCGAAGCTACACTCTTGTTCTGTCGGTGCAAAATGGTTATATGTTTCCCTGCCTAAGATTGGTCCAATTAAAGTCAGGCATCATCGTCCATTACCAGATGGAGCAAAACTCAAGTCTGTACAGGTAATAAAGAAAGTAGATGGTTGGTATGTTAACCTTCGTCTAGAAGACATCTCTGTTCCTAATTTCCAAGCAGATATTGTTCCTACCTGGGATAATTCTTTGGGAATGGATGCAGTTCTGCATGAAAATGATTATCTGGCTACTTCTGAAGGAGTCAAACTACCAAGTCTCAAGTCTTTTCGCCAATCCCAGCACAAGCTAGCCAAAGTCTCAGGACGTAAATCCAATAGAAGTGTGGGTAGTAAACCCCGACGCCAACTAGCCAAGCGTGAGGCCAAGATACATCAGCGCATAGCAAGAGCTAGGAAAGACCATGCTTATAAGACTGCCCATAAACTGATGGCTACTGGTAAAAAAGTTTTCTTCCATGAAAAACTCAATCTAGCTGGGTTGAGCACAAGAAACAAACCCAAGCAAGATTCCAAAGGCAAATACTTGCCTAATGGTCAATCTGCTAAATCTGGGCTGAATAAATCTTGGTCGGATGCTGCCTTCGGTCAGTTTTTCAACATTATGAAGTACATAGGCGAAAAAACTGGTGCTTCAGTTGTCGCAGTAAATCCCGCGTATACCTCAATGATATTGCCTTACAAAGACGAGTTTGTCTTTACCGATGTCAGTATCAGAAAGTATTGGGATGAAGAATTAAAGCTCTGGGTTGACCGAGATATTGCTTCTTCGGTCAACGTGAAGAGGGTTGGGCTGGATGTGTTCCCAACCATAAAACGGCGTAGAGGAAATCCAGTAGTTATCTCATCTACTACTAATAGTACCTCCAAGCTAGTTCTCTCTTCCCTACGGGGTCTGGAGAAGCCTACATCCGTATGCGAAGCATCGGTGTAG
- the tnpA gene encoding IS200/IS605 family transposase, whose translation MKKDFVSRGRSVSDLKAHLVLTTKYRHKVLTAPMIDRLHQVFESLLDKFDCKVVEFNAESEHAHLLCQYHPEVQLSKLVNSLKSVSSRKLRQEFLPELEKTYYQKKVVWNSSYFLASCGGVTISTLRKYIENQNSPIASLLLAIHPTLIAVAKEMWGFSPNS comes from the coding sequence ATGAAGAAAGATTTCGTATCAAGAGGACGCTCCGTATCTGATTTAAAAGCTCACTTAGTTTTGACTACCAAGTACAGGCATAAAGTATTAACTGCACCAATGATAGATAGACTTCATCAGGTATTTGAATCTTTGTTAGATAAGTTCGACTGCAAGGTGGTCGAGTTCAACGCCGAAAGCGAGCACGCACATTTGCTTTGCCAATATCACCCAGAGGTTCAATTGAGCAAGCTAGTCAATAGTCTCAAAAGCGTATCTAGTCGTAAATTGAGACAGGAATTTTTACCAGAATTGGAGAAAACATACTATCAAAAGAAAGTCGTTTGGAATAGCAGTTATTTTCTCGCAAGCTGCGGTGGAGTTACTATTTCAACACTTAGAAAATATATTGAAAATCAGAATTCTCCTATAGCTAGTTTATTACTAGCGATTCATCCCACACTCATTGCTGTCGCAAAAGAGATGTGGGGCTTCTCGCCGAACAGCTAA
- a CDS encoding universal stress protein, which produces MFNKILVAIDDSTTSRNIFDAALCLAKTTGASLMLLHVLSSDDRDYPSPSLYSGLEYDPFDSILIEAYQERWQKFEQRGLEMLRSLTEEATKAGVNTEFTQAEGNPAHIICDLAQTWSASLIFIGSRGLTGVKEIFLGSVSNYVTHHAPCSVFIWRDNVNPDSQFSQKNNAQLTSSPS; this is translated from the coding sequence ATGTTTAACAAAATTTTGGTAGCAATAGATGATTCAACAACTAGCAGAAATATTTTTGACGCTGCTCTATGTCTGGCAAAAACAACTGGCGCTAGTTTGATGTTGCTGCACGTTTTATCCTCTGATGATCGGGATTATCCAAGTCCGTCTCTTTACTCTGGTCTTGAATACGATCCCTTTGATTCCATTCTTATCGAAGCTTATCAAGAGCGGTGGCAGAAATTTGAACAACGGGGACTTGAAATGCTTCGCTCACTTACAGAAGAAGCAACTAAAGCAGGAGTAAACACCGAATTTACTCAGGCCGAGGGCAATCCTGCTCATATTATTTGTGACTTAGCTCAAACGTGGTCAGCGTCACTGATCTTCATTGGTAGTAGAGGTCTGACTGGGGTCAAAGAAATATTTCTGGGCAGTGTGAGTAATTATGTGACTCACCATGCTCCTTGCTCGGTTTTTATTTGGCGTGATAATGTCAATCCTGATTCTCAATTTTCTCAAAAAAACAATGCGCAATTAACCTCTTCTCCTTCCTGA
- a CDS encoding cell wall metabolism sensor histidine kinase WalK codes for MPKLSLGARLFISHLLVMMVGLGSFVIIAKLSSPRMFVLRLEQLEKRGIFTVRSARTYLVEGFQNAWNRSAILSVIVGSSVAGGVSYLSSKRITQPVRQMKQITQKFAAGDLAERVPESAIPELNQLSVSFNSMASSLGDVEQRRRELISDLTHELRTPLTVMRGYLEELADGTIDGTPELYLRLVRETRRLERLIHDLQELSKAEAGYLSIDSKPISLCPLLSSLVERFADQLLEEGPSLKLDCPQDIPHVLADRDRLEQILVNLLGNAIRYTETGSITVKAEKVHRYVWISVIDTGVGIAKEDLPYIFERFWRADPSRASHSGGTGIGLAIARRLVELQGGHIEVESQIDRGSTFRFCLPIA; via the coding sequence ATGCCTAAATTAAGTCTAGGAGCGCGTTTATTTATCTCCCATTTATTAGTGATGATGGTGGGATTAGGAAGCTTCGTGATTATTGCTAAACTTTCTTCTCCACGAATGTTTGTTTTACGGCTAGAGCAACTAGAAAAAAGAGGTATTTTCACCGTTCGTTCAGCACGAACCTATCTAGTAGAAGGATTTCAAAATGCTTGGAATCGCAGTGCCATCTTATCGGTAATTGTTGGTTCTAGTGTAGCAGGAGGGGTAAGTTATCTATCTTCTAAACGTATTACTCAACCCGTAAGGCAAATGAAACAGATTACTCAAAAATTTGCCGCTGGAGATTTAGCCGAAAGAGTTCCTGAAAGTGCCATACCTGAATTAAACCAACTCAGCGTTAGTTTTAACTCGATGGCTAGTAGCTTAGGAGATGTAGAGCAACGACGACGGGAATTAATTAGCGATTTAACCCATGAACTACGTACTCCACTGACTGTAATGCGCGGTTATCTCGAAGAACTAGCTGATGGCACAATTGATGGTACGCCTGAACTTTATTTGCGTCTGGTAAGAGAAACTAGGCGTTTAGAAAGATTAATTCACGATCTACAAGAACTTTCTAAGGCAGAAGCTGGCTATTTATCGATTGATTCCAAGCCAATTAGTCTATGTCCTTTACTTTCATCTTTAGTTGAACGTTTTGCCGATCAACTATTAGAAGAAGGACCAAGCCTCAAGCTAGACTGTCCCCAGGATATCCCTCATGTATTAGCCGATCGCGATCGCCTGGAACAAATACTAGTTAACTTGTTGGGTAATGCTATTCGCTATACAGAAACTGGCTCAATCACAGTTAAGGCAGAAAAAGTTCATCGTTATGTCTGGATCTCGGTAATTGATACAGGAGTTGGGATTGCCAAAGAGGATTTACCCTATATATTTGAACGTTTTTGGCGTGCCGATCCCTCCCGCGCTAGTCATTCAGGAGGAACAGGTATTGGACTAGCGATCGCTCGCCGCCTAGTTGAATTACAAGGAGGACACATTGAAGTTGAAAGTCAAATTGATCGAGGAAGCACTTTCAGATTTTGTCTTCCCATTGCTTAG
- the cysS gene encoding cysteine--tRNA ligase, giving the protein MTLNVYNTLTRSKEKFQTIEKNKVRMYCCGITVYDYCHLGHARTCLVWDVVRSYLQYCGYEVQYIQNFTDIDDKILNRARQEGTSMEVVSEKYIAAYFEDMERLGVGQADAYPRATHTLDGIKRLVSELEQKGFAYPAQGDVYYSVQKFPEYGKLSGRKLEDLQAGASGRVGVEDTEASKKQYPFDFALWKAAKEGEPAWESPWGNGRPGWHIECSAMVRERLGETIDIHVGGGDLTFPHHENEIAQSEAATGKTLANYWLHNGMIIVEGKKMSKSLGNFITIRELLEKFEPMAVRLFILQTQYRKPLDFTEEALATATNSWETLKEGLLFGYRYGDKLGFANSSNTSSPSEELVSRFKAAVDDDFNFAGGLAVMFEIAKNLSKEGHILVHEGTTKSTQEELETQWLTLIEFAEVLGFEIQPEEASKNDEGGLSDDEIDILVQQRNEARNNKNYAESDRLRDELQALGITLIDKPGGVTIWNRS; this is encoded by the coding sequence ATGACCTTAAACGTATACAATACTCTCACCCGTAGCAAAGAAAAATTTCAAACCATTGAAAAGAATAAGGTGCGGATGTATTGCTGTGGCATCACCGTTTATGATTACTGCCATCTTGGTCATGCGCGAACTTGTTTAGTTTGGGATGTGGTACGAAGTTATCTTCAGTATTGTGGTTATGAAGTGCAATATATACAGAATTTTACTGATATTGACGACAAGATTCTCAATCGTGCTAGGCAAGAAGGGACATCGATGGAAGTTGTTTCTGAAAAATATATCGCAGCCTATTTTGAAGACATGGAACGTCTGGGGGTAGGACAAGCCGATGCCTATCCTCGTGCTACTCATACTCTAGATGGTATCAAACGTTTAGTCTCGGAATTGGAACAAAAAGGTTTTGCCTATCCTGCCCAGGGAGATGTTTACTATTCCGTACAGAAATTTCCTGAATATGGCAAGTTATCGGGTAGAAAATTAGAAGACTTACAAGCAGGAGCAAGCGGGAGAGTCGGCGTAGAAGATACCGAAGCAAGTAAGAAACAATATCCTTTCGATTTTGCTCTCTGGAAGGCTGCCAAGGAGGGGGAACCAGCCTGGGAATCTCCATGGGGAAATGGTCGCCCTGGCTGGCATATTGAATGCTCTGCCATGGTTCGAGAAAGACTCGGAGAAACAATTGATATTCATGTCGGCGGCGGAGATTTAACATTTCCTCACCATGAGAATGAGATTGCTCAATCTGAAGCAGCAACAGGTAAAACCCTAGCAAATTACTGGCTGCATAATGGCATGATTATTGTGGAAGGAAAAAAAATGTCCAAGTCTTTGGGCAACTTTATTACCATCCGCGAATTGCTAGAGAAATTTGAGCCGATGGCAGTTCGCTTGTTTATCCTACAGACTCAATATCGTAAGCCTCTAGACTTTACTGAAGAAGCTTTAGCTACTGCTACTAATAGCTGGGAAACTTTAAAGGAAGGATTGTTATTTGGTTATCGGTATGGAGACAAGCTAGGATTTGCTAACTCTTCTAATACTTCATCTCCAAGTGAAGAATTAGTTAGTAGATTTAAAGCAGCAGTGGATGACGACTTTAACTTTGCCGGAGGGTTAGCCGTCATGTTTGAAATTGCCAAGAATCTGAGTAAGGAAGGTCATATTTTAGTCCATGAAGGGACAACTAAATCGACCCAGGAAGAACTAGAAACACAATGGCTAACCCTAATTGAATTTGCTGAAGTTCTAGGTTTTGAAATACAGCCAGAAGAAGCTAGTAAAAATGATGAGGGAGGTTTAAGCGACGATGAGATTGATATTTTAGTGCAGCAGCGTAATGAGGCACGCAACAATAAAAATTATGCCGAAAGCGATCGCCTTAGAGATGAATTACAAGCCCTGGGGATTACTTTAATTGATAAACCAGGCGGAGTAACTATCTGGAATCGAAGTTAA
- a CDS encoding filamentous hemagglutinin N-terminal domain-containing protein, whose protein sequence is MKPSSSIFLGLFLGSVFIAPVQAQISVDRTTNTTVTPIDNGIRIDQGDQAGGNLFHSFEQFSVPNGSEAFFNNANDIVNIFSRVTGGNISNIDGLIRANDTANLFLINPAGIIFGENASLNIGGSFLGSTADSILFPDGIEFSATDSENPPLLTINAPLGLGLEDNPGEIVNRSVVENSSEEVIGLEVAPGNDLALIGGQIDFETGLATAMGGNIELGGLSEAGTVGINSDGSFSFPEGVTKANINLSNLTIVDVRGTGGGSVTVNAGNLNLTGISLISAGIRAESTSTEAQAGDVTINVAENITLNDSFITNQVSTGGVGNSGKIVINTGSIEANGGVVDASTNGRGNAGSVDLTATGDITFDGENSLGFTSGAASLVNSGAVGNSGGVTISTNNLTLTNGGRVSASTSGEGDAGSVGITATGDITIDGENSLGFTSGATSLVNSGAVGNTEGVTIDTNNLTVTNGGQVSTSTNGLGDAGLVDITATGDVTFDGEDSQGSSSGAFSQVNEVGVGSAGGVTIDTANLILRAGGQVSASTFGRGDAGTVDIISTGEITIDGKSSRDDVFSGALSLVGLDAQGDAGGVTISTDNLTLTNGGQVSASTFDRGDAGTVDINATGDITIDGETSGGSPSGALSVVGSDAQGDAGGVTISTNNLTLRAGGRVNAGTEGRGNAGSVDLSATGDIIIDGEDLGGIPSGATSQVNSGAEGDAGGVTISTNNLTLRAGGRVDASTLGRGNAGAVNITATGDIIIDGEDLGGIPSGATSQVTSNAVGNAGGVTISTNNLTLSAGGQVDATTFGRGNAGLVNITATGDIIIDGETLDGSNNSGAFSQVNEVGVGSAGGVTIDTANLILRAGGRVDASTFGRGNAGTVDITTTGDITIDGEDSEGIPSGATSQVNSDAVGDAAGVTISTNNLTLTKGGRVDASTFGQGDAGSVDLKATGDITIDGETSEGILSGATSQVVSGAEGDAGGITISTTNLILANGRVSASTSGQGETENSGNINLRADNIVLRDNSFISARAFSGANGGNIDIDAGFVVAFPDQNNDIIANAAQGTGGNINISTNSIFGIEERSSIPANETNDIDASSEFGLDGTIDINQLDVNPVEALEELPMSLIDVVGLVAQNLCQQGKGSEFIVTGKGGVAPNPSQVRDGEISTVDLVAPATGEESEKVETVKVTGADREIEEEKEIIEAQGWIINDRGKVELVAQKTNVNGASPQPKNDKICRH, encoded by the coding sequence ATGAAACCTAGCTCTTCAATATTCCTAGGGTTATTCCTAGGTAGTGTGTTTATTGCCCCTGTTCAAGCACAAATAAGTGTTGATCGCACGACCAATACCACTGTAACTCCGATTGATAATGGCATCAGAATCGACCAGGGCGACCAAGCAGGAGGCAATTTATTTCATAGTTTTGAGCAGTTTTCCGTACCCAATGGCAGCGAAGCTTTCTTTAATAACGCCAACGACATCGTTAATATCTTTTCTCGCGTCACTGGGGGAAATATATCTAACATTGATGGATTAATTCGAGCCAATGATACAGCTAATTTATTTTTGATTAACCCAGCAGGAATTATCTTTGGGGAAAATGCCTCTTTAAATATCGGTGGTTCATTTTTAGGCAGTACAGCAGATAGTATATTGTTTCCTGATGGGATTGAATTTAGTGCTACTGATTCAGAGAATCCGCCTTTATTAACCATTAATGCCCCCCTAGGATTAGGTCTAGAAGATAATCCTGGAGAAATAGTCAATCGTTCAGTTGTCGAAAATAGTTCAGAAGAAGTTATCGGTTTAGAAGTTGCCCCAGGAAATGATCTGGCTTTGATTGGCGGTCAGATTGATTTTGAGACGGGTTTGGCTACTGCTATGGGGGGAAATATAGAATTAGGTGGTTTATCTGAAGCAGGAACCGTGGGGATTAATTCTGATGGTAGCTTTAGTTTTCCTGAAGGAGTAACCAAGGCAAATATTAATTTGAGCAATTTGACCATTGTAGATGTCAGAGGAACAGGGGGAGGAAGTGTTACCGTTAATGCTGGTAACTTAAATTTAACAGGTATTAGTTTGATTAGCGCAGGAATTAGAGCTGAATCGACATCTACCGAGGCACAAGCAGGGGATGTAACTATCAATGTGGCTGAAAACATAACTCTGAATGATAGTTTTATTACAAATCAAGTTAGTACTGGTGGAGTGGGTAATTCAGGCAAGATTGTGATTAATACTGGTTCAATTGAAGCAAATGGGGGAGTAGTTGATGCTAGTACTAATGGTCGAGGGAATGCCGGTTCGGTTGATCTTACTGCCACAGGAGACATTACTTTTGATGGGGAAAATTCACTAGGTTTTACTAGTGGTGCTGCTAGTCTGGTTAATTCAGGTGCAGTAGGAAATTCAGGAGGTGTGACCATCTCTACTAATAACCTGACTCTAACCAATGGGGGAAGGGTTTCTGCTAGTACTTCAGGAGAAGGGGATGCAGGTTCGGTAGGTATTACCGCTACAGGAGACATAACTATTGATGGGGAAAATTCACTAGGTTTTACTAGTGGTGCTACTAGTCTGGTTAATTCAGGTGCAGTAGGGAATACTGAAGGTGTGACCATCGATACTAATAATCTGACTGTGACTAATGGAGGACAAGTCTCTACTAGTACTAATGGTCTAGGAGATGCCGGCTTGGTCGATATTACTGCTACTGGAGATGTAACTTTTGATGGTGAAGATTCACAAGGTTCTTCTAGTGGTGCTTTTAGTCAGGTTAATGAAGTTGGAGTAGGAAGTGCAGGAGGTGTGACCATCGATACTGCAAATTTGATTTTGAGGGCAGGGGGACAAGTCTCTGCTAGTACTTTTGGTCGAGGAGATGCCGGAACTGTTGATATTATATCTACTGGAGAAATTACTATTGATGGTAAAAGTTCAAGAGATGATGTTTTTAGTGGTGCTTTAAGTTTGGTTGGTTTAGATGCCCAAGGAGATGCCGGAGGTGTAACTATCTCTACTGATAACCTGACTCTTACCAATGGGGGACAAGTCTCTGCTAGTACTTTTGATCGAGGAGATGCCGGAACTGTTGATATTAATGCTACAGGAGACATTACTATTGATGGTGAAACTTCAGGTGGTTCTCCTAGTGGTGCTTTAAGTGTGGTTGGTTCAGATGCCCAAGGAGATGCAGGGGGGGTGACTATCTCCACCAATAATCTGACTCTAAGGGCAGGGGGAAGAGTTAATGCTGGTACAGAAGGTCGAGGAAATGCCGGTTCGGTCGATCTTTCCGCTACTGGAGACATAATTATTGATGGTGAAGATTTAGGTGGTATTCCTAGTGGTGCTACTAGTCAGGTTAATTCGGGTGCAGAAGGAGATGCAGGGGGGGTGACTATCTCCACCAACAATCTAACTCTAAGGGCAGGGGGAAGAGTTGATGCTAGTACTTTGGGTCGAGGGAATGCCGGAGCTGTCAATATTACCGCTACTGGAGACATAATTATTGATGGTGAAGATTTAGGTGGTATTCCTAGTGGTGCTACTAGTCAGGTTACTTCAAATGCAGTAGGAAATGCAGGAGGTGTGACCATCTCTACTAATAACCTGACTCTGAGCGCAGGGGGACAAGTTGACGCTACTACATTTGGTCGAGGAAATGCAGGTTTGGTCAATATTACCGCCACAGGAGACATAATTATTGATGGTGAAACTTTAGATGGCTCTAATAATAGTGGTGCTTTTAGTCAGGTTAATGAAGTTGGAGTAGGAAGTGCAGGAGGTGTGACCATCGATACTGCTAATTTGATTTTGAGGGCAGGGGGAAGAGTTGATGCTAGTACTTTTGGTCGAGGTAATGCCGGAACTGTCGATATTACCACTACTGGAGATATTACTATTGACGGTGAAGATTCAGAAGGTATTCCTAGTGGTGCTACTAGTCAGGTTAATTCAGATGCAGTAGGAGATGCAGCAGGTGTAACTATCTCCACCAATAATCTGACTCTAACCAAGGGGGGACGAGTTGATGCTAGTACTTTTGGTCAAGGGGATGCAGGTTCGGTAGATCTTAAAGCTACAGGAGACATAACTATTGATGGTGAAACTTCAGAAGGTATTCTTAGTGGTGCTACTAGTCAGGTAGTTTCAGGTGCAGAAGGAGATGCCGGAGGTATTACCATCTCTACTACCAATTTAATTTTGGCTAATGGACGAGTTTCTGCCAGTACCTCAGGTCAAGGTGAAACTGAGAATAGTGGCAATATCAATCTCCGCGCCGATAATATCGTTCTACGGGATAACAGTTTTATTTCAGCAAGAGCTTTCAGTGGTGCTAATGGCGGTAATATTGATATTGATGCTGGTTTTGTGGTTGCTTTCCCCGACCAAAACAACGATATTATTGCTAATGCGGCACAAGGAACGGGGGGCAACATTAATATTTCTACTAATTCAATTTTTGGGATTGAAGAAAGAAGTTCGATACCTGCCAATGAAACTAATGATATTGATGCTAGTTCAGAATTTGGCTTAGATGGGACAATAGACATCAATCAACTGGATGTTAATCCCGTCGAAGCACTAGAAGAGTTACCCATGTCCTTAATCGATGTAGTGGGCTTAGTAGCGCAAAATCTCTGTCAGCAAGGAAAAGGAAGTGAATTTATTGTCACAGGTAAAGGTGGTGTAGCACCAAACCCAAGTCAAGTAAGGGATGGGGAGATTAGTACCGTAGATTTGGTAGCACCTGCAACTGGGGAAGAATCAGAGAAAGTCGAGACAGTGAAGGTAACAGGGGCAGATAGAGAAATAGAGGAAGAAAAAGAGATTATTGAGGCTCAGGGATGGATAATCAACGATCGCGGCAAGGTGGAGTTAGTGGCTCAGAAGACTAATGTGAATGGTGCTTCTCCACAACCTAAAAATGACAAAATATGTCGCCATTGA
- a CDS encoding AAA-like domain-containing protein produces the protein MKLNTEFTWEKAQQTLESLVFQQTGKHLSDLEIVVLRGAWDNKTYEEIAEAEGYTSNYLSKDVGNKLWSNLSLALQEKVSKKNFRAALQRKYYNQAPSNLAQYQPQLSEFSTENLTFPEGSVALESPFYIERSLVESLCYQTVIKPGSLIRIKAAKWMGKTSLVNRILEQGRVSGHKTVYLDFGSIERSILKDLDKLLRWLCVMVSRQLELTNEVNDYWDTDILGSNDNCTVYFEEYISAEITSEIVLALDNIDKLFSYEEVIEDFFGMLRSWHEKGKIDDSWAKFKLILAHSTEVYIPLDIHQSPFNAGVPILLEEFTHSQVETLASWYQLNWDKSQITKLMDLVGGHPYLVRLAMYQIKTSSLNLEQFLQGAISETGIYSNPLRRLLNILKQSPELSSVFEQVVKSDKPVELNSLQIYQLHSIGLVQHQQNFVSPRCKLYRDYFKRVF, from the coding sequence ATGAAACTAAATACGGAATTTACTTGGGAAAAAGCGCAACAAACTTTAGAGAGTTTAGTTTTTCAGCAAACAGGTAAACATCTCAGCGATCTTGAAATTGTGGTTTTACGGGGTGCTTGGGATAATAAAACTTATGAAGAAATTGCTGAAGCCGAGGGCTATACCAGTAACTATCTGAGCAAAGATGTTGGAAATAAGCTTTGGAGTAATCTTTCCCTCGCTTTGCAAGAAAAGGTATCCAAGAAAAATTTTAGAGCTGCTTTACAGCGCAAATATTACAATCAGGCTCCAAGTAATTTAGCTCAATATCAACCTCAATTATCAGAATTTTCAACCGAAAATCTAACTTTTCCTGAAGGTTCAGTTGCTTTAGAATCTCCTTTTTATATTGAGCGATCGCTTGTTGAATCTCTCTGCTATCAAACAGTTATTAAACCAGGTTCTTTAATTCGGATCAAAGCAGCTAAATGGATGGGTAAAACCTCTTTAGTTAACAGAATCCTCGAACAGGGTCGTGTCTCTGGTCACAAAACAGTATATTTGGATTTTGGTAGTATTGAACGTTCTATTCTCAAAGATTTAGACAAACTATTGCGCTGGCTATGCGTTATGGTTTCACGTCAGTTGGAATTGACCAATGAAGTAAATGATTATTGGGATACAGATATTCTCGGTAGTAATGATAACTGCACCGTTTATTTTGAAGAATACATATCAGCAGAAATAACCAGCGAGATCGTATTAGCTTTGGATAATATTGATAAATTATTTTCTTACGAAGAGGTAATCGAAGATTTTTTTGGTATGTTGCGCAGTTGGCATGAAAAGGGCAAGATAGATGATTCTTGGGCAAAATTCAAACTAATACTGGCACATTCTACAGAAGTATACATACCTTTAGATATTCATCAATCTCCCTTTAATGCAGGAGTGCCAATTCTACTTGAAGAATTTACTCATTCACAAGTAGAAACTTTAGCTTCTTGGTATCAACTAAATTGGGATAAATCTCAAATTACAAAATTAATGGATTTAGTCGGGGGTCATCCTTATTTAGTCAGATTAGCGATGTACCAAATTAAGACTTCATCTCTTAACCTAGAACAGTTTTTACAAGGAGCTATTTCTGAAACAGGAATTTATAGCAATCCTTTACGTCGTTTATTAAATATTCTCAAACAATCACCCGAACTTAGTTCTGTATTTGAACAAGTAGTAAAATCTGACAAACCTGTAGAACTAAATTCTCTGCAAATTTATCAGTTACATAGCATCGGTTTGGTTCAACATCAACAAAATTTTGTTTCCCCGCGCTGTAAACTGTATCGAGATTATTTCAAAAGAGTATTTTAA